The window GAAAAGTGGAGGCCAGGAGGGTGGAGGGGTTCTGTTGGTATGCAGGACAAGATTCTTATTGGATAGATGCTGTCCTTCTGCCCTGCTAGCACCATTGTGATGCCCAAGAAGTGCAGTGGGCATGGTCTCTTCTGTCTGGCCGGGCATCTGGGAAGAGCCATCTCCCTGCTGGTGATAGTCAGCACAGGACCCAGAGATGCAGTGGGCTTGTCTGAAGCAAGGGAAAAGTCCCTAGAGGGGTGTGTCCCTGCAGATGAAGCCCAGCCAAGCACCACCAGAGCCTGGCAAAACCCTGCTGGCCTTGGTTGTACAGGATTAATAATGCTGTAGTGTTCACTCAACGCATGGTCCACTCCATAGATTGCACTGATTTGTGAGGGTCTAATGCCTCTTACCATTCCCAGCTTGCAAGGGAAGTGAGGAATCTCCTTTAGCCTGACATGCTGAGGGTTGCCCTGGGTGAGGGCAACCCTCTCACTCAGGCAGGATTCATGCACTGACTCTGTTTTGTCCCTGCGCTACCGCCTGCTTCCTTTTTATGTTCTCACACATACTGTGGTAAAACGTGTGCACCCTGTGTTTGGAGCAAACAACAAACCCACGTCATGTGTTTTCGCTTTCTCTGTTTCGTTGCCTCCACGTGTTAGAAATGTGCAGCATCCGTGCACTTTCCAACTGGTACAAACAGATCGTGCTTGGTCATCAGTGGAGATGGCAACAGATGGTCTGCATGGGCACCACAAAAATATTGTGGGGTTTGGTGAAGTGGATTTCCCCCCTGATTTCCAGACACTTCTTTTGGGGAAGGCAGTTTGGCTAGAGGAACCGTGGGGCAGTTTCTAGACAGCAGGGCTAAACAGTGTTTTCTGAAATGTGCCTGGTGAATGTCTGAGACTTTTCTGAAATGTGCCTGGTAAATGTCTGAAACTGTATCAAAGGCTCCTGCCCACGCTGGGCACCGATGTGTCGACCTAGGCCCTGCTGGGGATGTGGCTGCAGAGGTTTGCCCTATTCTCACCACTGGCAGGGATGGCAAGGTCGTGGCTTTGCTAATTTGCTGGCACATCCCTcctctgggcagtgctgagggcCTCCTCACTTGCAGCCTGAGGCTGCTAGAGAGACCACGCTTGCCCCACTGTTTCAGTAGCTGAAACCCTTGGCAGCACAGGAACCTGGGGTGACTGATGCCTGCCCCGAGATGGACTAGCCCACGGGCCAGCACTGAGCCGATGAGAGCAGCAGGGGCCCCCGCAGGTCTTTTCCCAGGGAGCGGTACGGGCCGTGAGCTGCGGCAGTCCTtggctgtcccctctgctctgacgGGCAGTTCAGAAATAGCAGCTGGCCCAGTTCTCCCGCCCCCGTGGCCCAGATCTCTAAGAACGGAGGTTGCTCGCgcagcaacagcaacagcagcagcatcaagCGCTGCATTTAGCCCATGAGCTCAAACAGAGGGAGAGGCTGCCAGCAggatcccagcctggctgggtgaCGCTCCTGCCTGGAGACTGCGCTGCAGGCTCTGTTTGTTGCTGTAAACAcgctccctgctgcagcttccctgtTACTATCTATAGCCGCGATCTCTTGGCTCCCGTGCAAGGCGAGTCTGCGGTCTGGCTCCCACCTTAGCCTGAcctgagccagggctgcctgacATCCCCGTCGTGGGTGGGTGTCTCCGGGCTTCGCTGCAACAAGgatcaaaacaaaacccaaactggAGGAAAGGACAAGCCTCGCCCCTCTCTCTCCTCGACGGTGGTTTCCCGGTGGCCTCTTGCCCATGCTCTTGGCGGCTATCCCAGCCCCCCCGCGAGCACTGCTCCCAAGCTCTCCCAACCTTCCCGGGGCGTTGCGGCCCCTCAGGCTTCCCTTCAGGGCTTCCCAGCGCCCTGTGCCACTACCCTCACCCTCGACAATTACAAACGTACATAACAGACAAGTCAATAGTGACACATGAGCGTAACGCGTTCCTCGCTGCGGGGAGCGCTGTCAGTTGAGCTTTCCGTGCGTGGGGCCCGCCGAGTACCTGTGCCCAGCTACGGGCAGAGCCCGCTCGGTGCTGAAGATGGGGCTTGACTTGCGGCGCAAAGCGCACCCCTTGCCGGCAGGACCCCTTCTTCTCTGCCTTCCTTGGAGCACCTTGCTCCGCGGCAAGGCTGTGCGGGGCCCCGCTGAGGGGAGGGGGTCACCTGCGGCGGGACGGCAGCCCCAGGGGCAGTGTCGGTgtcccagagccctggcagggtcccgccgggcgggggaggggggtgggggaggggccgtcCCAAGCAGTCCCGTCCGGTCCTGTCccgcgcgccgcccgcccgcccgccgcacttggctgcagcctggagcgCTTCCCGTCAGTCACGCCCCCTCGCACAGGATGTATCCCATATAAGGATATCTGCGTCAGTGGGTTCCCGAGCCCGGCCGTACCACTGCGCGCGGGGAGGAAGCTCCACGGCCGCTCCCTCCTGCGctgccccgggacccccccgccCCTGCGGCCGGCCCCCGCCCCACGCCGTGGGTCTCTTCCggggggggcgggggcagaCGGCGCGCGGGACGGCCCCCGGgaggcgcggggcgggcgcggggcgggcgggcccCCCCGTGGGCGCGGATGGCGTGTCCCCGGTGACGTCGGCGGGAGGGTATAAAAGGAAGGCACGGCGCGGTactccagcagctcaggcagccCCGGCAGTGGAGCGGATAGACGCGCGGCGCGGACCGGGCACAGGGACGCACGCAGCCGACCCCTCCTCGCTTCATCCCCAAGGACGCTTCGCCACCGTCCATCACCTTTCACCTCCGGCTTGCGCGCACCGAGCCGATATGATGTACCAGGGCTTCGCCGGAGAGTACGAGGCGCCGTCCTCCCGCTGCAGCAGCGCTTCCCCGGCTGGGGACAGCCTCACCTATTACCCCTCCCCGGCGGACTCATTCTCGAGCATGGGCTCCCCTGTCAACCCGCAGGTGAGTCGCCGAGCGTGCCGGCTGCGCTCTTGCCCGGGGCAGGAGCACTCGGGAGGGGACGGGACAGGGGCGGGTGGCGCGGGGCTGGCCGTGTCCGCGGAGGAGGTCAGACGGGGGACTGGCACGGGGAGCGGCCCCGGTGCCGAGGCGTGGCGGTCGGGGGGTGCCGTAGCCCGGGCCGCGCTCTGCGACGGGTGTGTAAAGCGGCTTCATTGATAAAACGCGAGTTCATTGAGGAGACTCCGGAGCAGCGTCTGCGTCAGCGCGGACGTCAGAGATATTTATAACAGGCCGCTCTCGTGTGGAGCCGGCGCTGGCAGCGCGGCGCCGCGGCCCCGGGGACGACGGGGAGCGGCCCGGGCGCTCCGCTGACGGCAGCCCCCCCTTCCTCTGACCTACAGGACTTCTGCACCGACCTGGCCGCATCCAGCGCCAACTTCGTGCCTACGGTGACGGCCATCTCTACCAGCCCCGACCTGCAGTGGCTGGTGCAGCCCACTCTCATCTCTTCGGTGGCCCCCTCCCAGAGCCGCGGGCACCCCTACGGCGTCTCAGCGCCCGCCCCCACCACCTACTCCCGCCCCGCAGTGCTGAAGGCgccgggcggccgcgggcagAGCATCGGCCGCCGGGGCAAAGTCGAACAGGTGAGTGGGGATTGGAGTTATTGAGGGCATTGGGGGGACGGGCCTCCAGCGGGTTGCCCTGGCCGGGGGGAACCGAGCTGGCAGCGGGACTGAGCGGCCTCTCTCTGCCCGCAGCTGTCcccggaggaggaggaaaagagaaggatcCGCCGGGAACGGAACAAGATGGCAGCGGCCAAGTGCCGCAACCGGCGGCGGGAGCTCACCGACACGCTGCAGGCGGTAAGTGCTGCCCGGGAGGTGGCGGGGAAGAGGGAGTACCCGGGGCGGGGATGACAGGAGGAAGGGGACTCCAGCTGGGAGTGATGCCGGCCCTGGCTGACAGCCCGCTCTCTCTGCAGGAGACCGaccagctggaggaggaaaagtCCGCGCTGCAGGCGGAGATTGCTAACCtgctgaaggagaaggagaagctggAGTTCATCCTGGCGGCCCATCGGCCCGCCTGCAAGATGCCCGAGGAGTTGTGCTTCTCcgaggagctggcagctgccagtgctgctaCCGCGCTGGacctgggcacccccagcccccccatGACCGAGGAGGCTGCCTTTGCTCTGCCGCTGATGCCTGAAGCGCCGTCGGCCGTGCCGCCCAAGGAGACCAGCAGCGGCGGGCTGGAGCTCAAGGCTGAGCCCTTCGACGAGCTGCTCTTCTCCACGGGGCCGCGGGAGGCCTCCCGCTCTGTGCCCGACATGGACCTGCCCGGGGCCTCCTCCTTCTACCCGTCGGACTGGGAGTCGCTGACTGCTGGGACCAGCGGggagctggagcccctctgcacCCCTGTGGTGACCTGCACCCCGTGTCCCAGCACCTACACCTCCACCTTCGTCTTCACCTACCCCGAGGCAGACGCCTTCCCCAGCTGCGCTGCCGCGCACcggaagggcagcagcagcaatgagcCCTCATCTGACTCCCTCAGCTCCCCCACCCTCCTGGCCTTGTGAAGGGCTCCAGCATTGACTGACCTGCTGggccccctcccctgcccacgCACCCCCACGGACTTGCAGCTGTGCCCCATGGGGCTCCCCAGGCTTGGGGAGGGCCCTGCCACCGCCACCCCCTGTCTGGCCTGGTGCCCCGGGGCCTGGCAGAGCGTCATGCACCGAGGTCTCTTACCTCTTCCAGAGATGTAGCAAATCGCATGGAGTTTGTCTTGTCCCCAGTGGCCCATCCATGAGAGCTGGTAGTCTGTAGCATGTCCCACATGGCTGGGTAGGTGACTCCCTCCCCTCCTTAGTATCACTAGCATTAACTAATTAATCTCTTGGTTTTAAATGATTGGAATTTAACCTGGTGCTGGGTATCTCCAACTCGTATCTAGTGCAGCTGATTAACAATAACTACTGTGTTCCTGGCAATATCGTGTTCTGATGACTTAGCAATGACCCATCTTATGTGGGGGGAAAGAgactctattttattttctagtaGGTAGATAAATAGCTATATCCATGTACTGTAGTTCTACATTGATGTTCATTGTAACTTTACTGATCATGCATTGTTGAGGTGGTCTGAATGTTCTGACATAAGTTTTCCATGAAAAcgtttttattgtgtttttaatttatttattaagatGGATTCtcagatatttatatttttattttatttttttctaccttGAGGTCTTTTTTGACATGTGGAAAGTGAATTTGGATGAAACTTAAGCATTGTTTGCTTATTATTGTTCAGAGACATTGTCAATAAAAGCATTTAAGTTGACTACTGGAGCTGTCCTTGTGTTACCTTTTGCCCTTGCTTCCCCTCAAAGGGGTTCCCTAGCCTCTAATTTTGTCTGGGCTTTATGAACTGCAGGCAACTGCAATCTGCCTGAGGCTTAGGGTGCATCAGGGTGGGAATACCATTtaggccagccctgtccttgtcctggTGCTAGTCAGGGCTGGCTCTGGTTACACCCATCCCGGCAGGCAGGAGGCTCACTCCCTATGGCCTTTCCCAGCTGATCTGTCTGGGTCTGATCCGTTTCTGTCTCTCtgtgtgtcacctgctgtggccTTTCACCAGCTAGCTGGAGGTCTTGCTGCAAAAGTGGTGAAAGGGCACCTCTAGGCTGGAGCCCACGTGCTCATTTCCAcctgcccagcagcccagcTTCCTTCTTCCtggctctgggtgtccctggaTGTGGTCTGGTTCCTCTAGGAGAGTAGCTATGGCCTATCTTCTTTGGACatgaggggaggagaaaggctTGTGCACTCCTCAATTTGGACTGAGTGGTATCAGGCAAACCACTGGCTCTTTAATTTCTATTAAAGCCACCCCAGTCCTTGAATGAATGAGTTATAGCAAATGGCACACACATTCTAGGAATGCGCTGCCTCCTTGGTGTCTCTGAAAATGTGGCCGGTCCTGCTGAGTCAGTGGAGAGGGGCTGCTGTCCCCCTGCTGCTTGTGCAGTGAAatgtgctctgctgccaggacagcagctggCTAAGTTATCCCTGCATGCAGAGCAGTGGTCTGCTCCCTCCCTAATGGCTACAAATGAAGGGTTCTCTGAGGGTGGCAAGGCCTCCCTGACAGCCTCCAGCCCTGTCACTCCAACTGGAGAACTGCTTTCTCAAGGTGAAAGCAAAGGTGTCACCTGTGCTGGCACGTGTGTCCAGCCAAAGGCTGTCTTGACACCATGGTCTCAGGGAATCTCTATAAGCTGGCATCCAGGGTAAGTCCCCATTTCCTGGCCACTGTAGCAGGCTCTGCTTTTTTCCACCCCTTCCCTAACCAGGACACACACAGGATGTATCTCAGTAGTGAGTATTGCAGCTCCATGACTTGCTCAGCAAGGCCTGCCCTGTTTAAAAGCAAACATTACAAGCACAGTTTCCCATCTTTCAACATTAATCTGTAGGCAGAGCTGACAAGTGATGAAGACTAATCCCACCTGCTACTGAGAAGCAGCTACTTTCACGTTGCCACTTGAGTTTAGGCAGGCAACACCCAGGTGCAGCAAATGCACAGTAGCACTGAACCATGAAGAGTCATGTAGGTGGTAGGTGATGCTACAAGAGAGTCAGACTGATGTGACAGGTAACCCTGTGAAATCTGGAAATCTGGAATCACGATGTGCTGTCTTGCTGAAAGACCATCAAGTTCAGAGCTTAACAATTCCGGTCTCTGGGAGCCCATGCACTCTGCTGAAATCACCAGACGTTCAGAAGAGGCAGAAAGGAACAGGGGTCCACGAAGTCCAAAAATACCACACAATTCCCTCAAAGTAGGTGGAGTGATCCTGGCCCCATCAACTCTCATGATCACCGGACAGACTAAAGCAAAATCTAGAGCTGAATTCAGAGAGACAGCAGTCCCTGCAGCCTAACCAGGGCCTCTCTTTTTAACAGAAGCGATAGCAAGTGCCAAGTCTAAGTGTCAGCTTTTGCATTTGTTATGCAAAGATGTCAAATTCAGGGGTGGCACTATATAAGACATGTTATGCCTAACCCCAGGCTCCAGGCTTACTCCTTGTGTTCAGCCACCAAGAACCCAGAACTCAGGATGCACTTAATAAAATTTATGCCACGTTATGAATGTGATTTATCTACTTCCTAGCATTTGGGAATTATGTAGTGAAGTTGCACTTAAAGCAGGGGGAAATCTTGCCACTATCTTCAACTGAGGAATAATGCAGCAATCTCTGCCTGCAATGTGTTACAAGCATGTGCTTCAATTACCAGGTGTATCTGATACATCGCACAGATACCAGCACAAAGCTTTGTGAAACACAACAATGGAACGAGATAAGACACGTAGGGAACGCTCGTGCTGTTTCTGATGCCTCCTGCGCTCCTGATCCCTCTGAGTGCAGTAGTGTAATTAATTCTTAGAAATGCAACTGCAACGCCAGGCACGGTGGAATTGTTACGAATTACAGAAAGTAGAGGCGTGAAACAACGCGAAGATCCTGAGACGCGTTTATGGTAGATTAAAGGgaggctgcccagcacagcagcacccggGTACAGGAGGGGGTTGCGGATCTCGGTGCTGGCAGCAGTCCCGACGCGCTCCTCTGCGCGGCCCCCCGCCCCCGCGCGCCCCGGGCCGAGCCGCCGCCGGTACCTGCGATCCGCGCGCGGCTCCCGCGCCGGGCCGGCCCGgcgcgcgccccgccccgcccctccgCGCCTGCGCGCGCCCGTGTTTACTGTTTGGTTGCCGGGGCGCCGCGCGCGGGCGCGCCGGGGACGTGACGTGACGGCCcgcgccccgcggggccgccgcgcgCCAGCGCCGTGACGCGCGCGCTTCCGGCGCTGCCCATATATGGCaaggcggcggcgccgcgcggccgggcggcgcggggcgcgtGCACCCGGACGGGCACCCTCCATGTGCCTCggcagtgcccaggcagtgcccaggcagcGCCCAGGCAGCGCCCAGGCAGCGCGGCCGCGAACGTCGCTCCCTGCCTTGCCCGCCGGGCTCCTCGCAGGTGGTGCCTCGGGgtgggctgccagggcagcctggtCTCCGTTCCGCTTCCTCCGGCGCTGTGGTCGCCTTTGGGGGCGCGGTGTCAGAAGGAGGAGTGGGGATTTCACGCAGCTGGGTGTTAGTCCCAGGCGAGCTCACACGTAACGGTTTGTAGCTGTCCCTAAC is drawn from Prinia subflava isolate CZ2003 ecotype Zambia chromosome 5, Cam_Psub_1.2, whole genome shotgun sequence and contains these coding sequences:
- the FOS gene encoding protein c-Fos, producing the protein MMYQGFAGEYEAPSSRCSSASPAGDSLTYYPSPADSFSSMGSPVNPQDFCTDLAASSANFVPTVTAISTSPDLQWLVQPTLISSVAPSQSRGHPYGVSAPAPTTYSRPAVLKAPGGRGQSIGRRGKVEQLSPEEEEKRRIRRERNKMAAAKCRNRRRELTDTLQAETDQLEEEKSALQAEIANLLKEKEKLEFILAAHRPACKMPEELCFSEELAAASAATALDLGTPSPPMTEEAAFALPLMPEAPSAVPPKETSSGGLELKAEPFDELLFSTGPREASRSVPDMDLPGASSFYPSDWESLTAGTSGELEPLCTPVVTCTPCPSTYTSTFVFTYPEADAFPSCAAAHRKGSSSNEPSSDSLSSPTLLAL